Proteins from one Streptosporangium becharense genomic window:
- the qcrB gene encoding cytochrome bc1 complex cytochrome b subunit, whose product MTVAGGSRQIPKPIAGVSNFVDERIGAGNFLKRNLRKVFPDHWSFLLGEIALYSFIILLLTGTFLTFFFKPGMGHVEYTGSYRALNGVMMSEAYASSLSISFDVRGGLLMRQMHHWAALLFIGGMMVHMLRVFFTGAYRKPRELNWLIGVLLLTLALFEGLTGYSLPDDLLSGAGLRITEGVMMSLPLVGTWITFFLFGGEYPGEDVIPRFYSLHILLIPGILLGLITAHLILMWVQKHTQMPGRGRTNENVVGSPLYPAFMIKSGAYFMFTFAVIAGLGTFAQINPIWLFGPYTPADISAGSQPDFYMGFLEGSLRLMPSWEINLFGTAGGTLALSVLIPALVPLGIIITGLVLYPFIERWVTGDNREHHVVDRPRNNPHRTSIGMTAITFYGVLWLLGANDEIAAFFQVPLNWTTYIGRFLIFAGPLAAYIVTYRICLGLQRRDAEVIGHGVESGVIKRLPHGEYIEVHAPASKDIAEHVRGKQPIPMISGGTDGDGIPPKGMRGPLGRIRATMSRAYGGEKVPLEEDREHGEAAREGRHAEIGTGGDDRGSLPG is encoded by the coding sequence ATGACCGTCGCGGGTGGTTCCCGGCAGATTCCGAAGCCCATCGCGGGCGTGAGCAACTTCGTCGACGAGCGCATCGGCGCGGGAAACTTCCTCAAACGCAACCTGCGCAAGGTCTTCCCCGACCACTGGTCGTTCCTGCTGGGCGAGATCGCCCTGTACTCGTTCATCATCCTGCTGCTGACCGGTACGTTCCTGACGTTCTTCTTCAAGCCCGGCATGGGCCACGTGGAGTACACCGGCTCCTACCGGGCCCTCAACGGCGTGATGATGTCCGAGGCGTACGCGTCGTCGCTGTCCATCAGTTTCGACGTGCGCGGCGGCCTGCTGATGCGCCAGATGCACCACTGGGCGGCCCTGCTGTTCATCGGCGGCATGATGGTGCACATGCTCCGGGTGTTCTTCACCGGGGCGTACCGCAAGCCGCGCGAGCTGAACTGGCTGATCGGCGTCCTGCTGCTGACCCTGGCCCTGTTCGAGGGCCTGACCGGCTACTCCCTGCCCGACGACCTGCTCTCCGGCGCCGGTCTGCGGATCACCGAGGGCGTGATGATGTCGCTGCCGCTGGTCGGCACCTGGATCACGTTCTTCCTCTTCGGCGGGGAGTACCCGGGTGAAGATGTGATTCCCCGCTTCTACTCGCTGCACATCCTGCTCATCCCGGGCATCCTGCTGGGGTTGATCACCGCCCACCTCATCCTGATGTGGGTGCAGAAGCACACGCAGATGCCGGGCAGGGGCCGCACGAACGAGAACGTGGTGGGCTCCCCGCTCTACCCCGCCTTCATGATCAAGTCGGGCGCCTACTTCATGTTCACGTTCGCGGTCATCGCCGGTCTCGGGACGTTCGCCCAGATCAACCCGATCTGGCTGTTCGGGCCCTACACCCCGGCCGACATCTCGGCGGGCTCGCAGCCCGACTTCTACATGGGCTTCCTGGAGGGCTCACTGCGTCTGATGCCGTCGTGGGAGATCAACCTCTTCGGGACCGCCGGGGGCACCCTCGCGCTGAGCGTGCTCATCCCGGCGCTGGTACCGCTGGGCATCATCATCACCGGCCTGGTGCTGTACCCGTTCATCGAGCGGTGGGTGACCGGTGACAACCGTGAGCACCACGTCGTCGACCGCCCCCGCAACAACCCGCACCGCACCTCGATCGGGATGACGGCGATCACGTTCTACGGTGTGCTGTGGCTGCTCGGCGCCAACGACGAGATCGCGGCGTTCTTCCAGGTCCCGCTGAACTGGACGACCTACATCGGCCGCTTCCTGATCTTCGCGGGTCCGCTGGCGGCCTACATCGTCACCTACCGGATCTGCCTCGGCCTGCAGCGCAGGGACGCCGAGGTCATCGGGCACGGTGTGGAGTCCGGTGTGATCAAGCGACTGCCTCACGGTGAGTACATCGAGGTGCACGCGCCGGCGTCGAAGGACATCGCCGAACACGTACGCGGCAAGCAGCCGATCCCGATGATCAGTGGCGGCACCGACGGCGACGGCATCCCGCCCAAGGGGATGCGCGGCCCGCTCGGCAGGATCCGGGCCACGATGAGCCGGGCCTACGGCGGAGAGAAGGTTCCCCTGGAGGAGGACCGCGAACACGGAGAGGCCGCGCGTGAGGGGCGGCACGCCGAGATCGGCACGGGCGGAGACGACCGCGGCTCCCTGCCCGGCTGA
- a CDS encoding aromatic-ring hydroxylase C-terminal domain-containing protein, which yields MARRLSPTQAIRESAAGWADRIDIVTATCPDHPELRAILLRPDGHTAWLRTADHDHGDGLQQALQHWHGSTARPDSASAGTSH from the coding sequence AGACTATCGCCCACCCAGGCCATCCGCGAGTCGGCCGCAGGATGGGCAGATCGAATCGACATCGTCACCGCGACATGCCCCGACCATCCTGAACTCCGCGCCATCCTCCTGCGGCCCGACGGTCACACCGCCTGGCTGCGCACCGCCGATCACGACCACGGCGACGGCCTCCAGCAGGCGCTACAACACTGGCACGGCTCGACAGCACGACCCGACTCCGCGTCTGCGGGGACGTCCCACTAG